The Maridesulfovibrio ferrireducens nucleotide sequence TGGAGGTTTTATTTGCTCAAAACTTCTATGAGTTCCTTCATATATATCTGGATAGACATCACAAGCTTTTCTAAACATTTCATGTAATGCTTTTGAACCTTCCATAAAAGTTATGAGGTTATTTCTTTCGCTTTTCCTTTCGTCCTCATATTCAAAATTCCATTTTAAAAAAGGAGCATCAGGGTAAGTGTAAACTCCGCCATGTCCGAGTTTTCTTGATCCAAATTCTGCAGCTTTGGTTTTAATTTTTTCCCAAAACCTATTAGCTTTTTCAGAGAGAGCTTCGAGGATGTCATCATTAGTCTTTTGGGAAAGTTCAATGCTAAATGTTTTGACATCGTTTTTAGGAGAACTAAGTCCGGAAAATCCATAATGAGAAAAGGTATCGGCATATACGTGAGCTGTTATTCCTAATAGTTCTAGATAAAATTTCTTATCACTTTTGCTTAGATGATTTTCGACCATCTTTTTAGCAATCATGCTGTCTTTTTGGCAGACAATTTTATCTTCAAAAGTGACTCCGTCACCACCTGGCAAAAAGTGAAATGGAACCCAAACTACCCTTTGATCTTCTGGGATAATATTTTTAATATTGTCACAGTGATGGGCTGTGGGTCTGGAGTAAAGGCTAGCTTTGTCCGTAAAATCAATTC carries:
- a CDS encoding DUF6765 family protein, producing the protein MQKDMHYYGTYAIARAAGIKPEAAQKIASASQFVDDNAVKERIDFTDKASLYSRPTAHHCDNIKNIIPEDQRVVWVPFHFLPGGDGVTFEDKIVCQKDSMIAKKMVENHLSKSDKKFYLELLGITAHVYADTFSHYGFSGLSSPKNDVKTFSIELSQKTNDDILEALSEKANRFWEKIKTKAAEFGSRKLGHGGVYTYPDAPFLKWNFEYEDERKSERNNLITFMEGSKALHEMFRKACDVYPDIYEGTHRSFEQIKPPLKEILSFNGDENDRIQHWITCFADETSNFTINGESFLHYLGDDWNQQRNTMDGNTHSTEVLEMPVYNFYKAASYHRHYVLRDLLPEHGIVVS